The Enterobacter asburiae genome window below encodes:
- a CDS encoding anti-CBASS protein Acb1 family protein: protein MNDKLQLAVNHAINDARLARARMGMLNPSMGLDAKRNSAWCEYGFPEQVTYENLYALYRRGGIAHGAVEKLVGKCWQTNPEIIEGDDADESENETAWEKKSKQVFTNRFWRSFSEADRRRLVGRYAGILLHVNDSLAWDQPVTKGKMLQKVTVAWAGSLTVGDWDTGLNSKTYGQPKMWQYAERLPNGSSRRVNIHPDRVFILGDYSDDAIGFLEPAYNAFVSLEKVEGGSGESFLKNAARQLSINFDKEAKLDEIARAYGVDYSELNEIYDKVAREMNIGNDSVLITQGANVAPIVAAVSDPSPTYNVNLQTAAAALDIPTKILVGMQTGERASTEDQKYFNTRCQSRRGDLSFEIEDFCDKLIELSILDPVSQKTVIWDDLNAQSDSEKLDAAQKMSQINSASIGTGEQVFTGEEIRVAAGYEGSPEPLPEVDDDEEESEVTDTSGKP from the coding sequence ATGAACGATAAATTACAGTTGGCGGTTAATCACGCGATTAACGACGCCAGGCTTGCTCGCGCCCGCATGGGGATGCTTAACCCTTCGATGGGGCTGGACGCCAAGCGTAATTCTGCGTGGTGCGAATATGGATTCCCTGAGCAGGTCACATACGAAAACCTCTACGCCCTGTACCGGCGCGGTGGTATTGCTCACGGTGCCGTTGAGAAGCTGGTGGGCAAGTGCTGGCAGACTAACCCGGAAATCATTGAGGGTGACGATGCCGACGAGAGTGAAAACGAAACCGCCTGGGAGAAAAAGTCCAAACAGGTATTCACCAACCGGTTCTGGCGCTCATTCTCTGAGGCGGACCGTCGCCGCCTTGTCGGTCGTTATGCAGGCATCCTTCTGCACGTCAATGACTCCCTCGCCTGGGATCAGCCTGTAACGAAAGGCAAGATGCTCCAGAAGGTTACTGTCGCATGGGCAGGCTCTCTGACAGTTGGTGATTGGGACACTGGCCTGAACTCGAAAACCTACGGACAGCCGAAGATGTGGCAGTACGCTGAACGGTTGCCGAATGGTTCAAGTCGCCGCGTCAACATCCACCCCGATCGCGTTTTCATCCTTGGTGATTACTCCGACGATGCCATTGGCTTCCTTGAGCCAGCTTACAACGCCTTTGTGAGCCTGGAGAAGGTAGAGGGCGGGTCTGGTGAGTCATTCCTGAAGAATGCTGCACGCCAGTTAAGTATTAATTTTGATAAAGAGGCGAAACTGGATGAAATAGCCAGAGCATACGGGGTTGATTACAGCGAACTTAATGAAATCTACGATAAAGTAGCCCGTGAAATGAATATCGGGAACGACTCCGTTCTTATTACACAGGGGGCCAATGTTGCTCCGATTGTGGCTGCTGTATCCGATCCCTCTCCAACCTATAACGTCAACCTGCAAACCGCCGCTGCTGCGCTGGATATCCCGACAAAGATACTCGTTGGCATGCAGACGGGCGAGCGAGCGAGCACGGAAGACCAGAAATACTTCAATACTCGCTGCCAGTCTCGCCGTGGCGACCTGTCATTCGAGATTGAGGACTTCTGCGACAAGCTGATCGAATTAAGCATCCTCGATCCGGTCAGTCAGAAGACCGTTATCTGGGACGACCTCAATGCGCAAAGCGACAGTGAAAAACTGGATGCCGCTCAGAAGATGTCGCAAATCAACAGCGCTTCCATCGGCACGGGTGAGCAGGTGTTTACTGGTGAAGAAATTCGCGTGGCCGCCGGGTATGAGGGTTCGCCCGAACCACTTCCAGAGGTAGATGATGACGAAGAGGAAAGCGAAGTCACCGATACTTCCGGGAAACCTTAA
- a CDS encoding phage minor head protein, whose amino-acid sequence MTKRKAKSPILPGNLKDPTGADRLERGAMSEFARRMKRIGKAYKGILDRIPASPSVNQRYTFDLDSTQLSMLLSNASLLVDEILGADNETGFWFWADYVNPAYQRGTAQEFANLAQQSAVYAAGQESVSTILLSEPYRRRLILVRARTFEEMKNLSASVKADMARILTDGLGRGQNPLEIAKRLTEQTGIESRRANRIARTEITTALRRARLDEEDEARERYGIRTKQMHISALSPTTRSTHAARHAHLYTAEEQREWWAKDANGVNCKCSTIAVMVDESGKPLSDTIIDKAKKTFNTMKARGYQWAKG is encoded by the coding sequence ATGACGAAGAGGAAAGCGAAGTCACCGATACTTCCGGGAAACCTTAAAGACCCGACGGGTGCCGACCGACTTGAGCGCGGGGCAATGAGCGAGTTCGCCAGGCGAATGAAGCGAATTGGCAAGGCGTACAAGGGCATTCTCGACCGCATTCCTGCATCGCCATCAGTAAACCAGCGTTACACCTTCGACCTCGATTCCACCCAGCTATCAATGCTCCTCAGCAATGCCTCATTGCTGGTTGATGAGATTTTAGGTGCAGATAACGAGACAGGATTCTGGTTCTGGGCTGATTACGTCAACCCGGCGTATCAGCGCGGCACGGCGCAGGAGTTTGCCAATCTGGCGCAGCAATCAGCCGTGTACGCTGCCGGACAGGAAAGCGTATCGACAATCCTTCTCAGCGAACCGTACCGACGTAGGCTGATTCTTGTTCGCGCTCGTACCTTCGAGGAAATGAAGAACCTCAGCGCCAGTGTGAAAGCGGATATGGCGCGGATACTGACCGATGGACTTGGGCGCGGACAAAATCCACTGGAGATAGCTAAGCGCCTTACTGAGCAGACGGGGATTGAGTCTCGCCGGGCTAATCGTATTGCCAGGACGGAGATTACCACCGCGCTGCGCCGTGCGCGCCTGGACGAAGAAGACGAAGCCAGAGAACGATATGGCATCCGTACAAAGCAGATGCACATATCAGCGCTCAGCCCGACGACCAGAAGCACCCATGCCGCGCGTCACGCCCATCTGTATACCGCAGAAGAGCAGCGGGAGTGGTGGGCTAAGGATGCAAACGGCGTGAACTGCAAATGCTCCACGATCGCGGTTATGGTCGATGAAAGCGGCAAGCCGTTAAGTGACACCATCATCGATAAAGCTAAGAAAACATTTAACACAATGAAAGCCCGTGGCTACCAATGGGCTAAGGGTTAA
- a CDS encoding gp53 minor capsid family protein: MARYRRVNIDGQSLYKTETRVTAASLLPGTAAVINDDNEFAQATALAGRIYIIDVAYHQGLKITEAVPAGDSAVGNYVEEGRELALLCVAGTYAKDDPIKLGSNGQFTKATADTDSVIGYSQDDATIAASTTDFIRVRMRVGTVAAAGAGA, translated from the coding sequence ATGGCACGTTATCGTCGCGTTAATATCGACGGTCAGTCTCTGTACAAGACCGAAACCCGCGTTACTGCCGCATCCTTGCTGCCCGGTACCGCTGCAGTCATCAATGACGACAATGAGTTTGCGCAGGCAACTGCGCTGGCTGGTCGTATCTACATCATCGATGTTGCCTATCATCAGGGCCTCAAAATCACTGAAGCAGTGCCAGCCGGCGACTCCGCAGTGGGTAACTACGTAGAAGAGGGCCGCGAGCTGGCGCTGCTGTGCGTGGCGGGGACTTATGCCAAAGACGATCCAATCAAGCTGGGTAGTAATGGGCAATTTACCAAAGCTACTGCAGACACCGATTCGGTGATTGGCTATAGCCAGGACGATGCGACCATCGCAGCCAGCACTACCGATTTCATCCGCGTGCGTATGCGCGTCGGTACCGTAGCCGCTGCAGGTGCTGGCGCTTAA
- a CDS encoding major capsid protein: protein MYFTAETLATNRRLQGHWSELWANRDIYNAQHDMMVNAYRTRMTHEMLAANAIGGFTREFWAEIDRQIIQMRDQEIGMEIVNDLMGVQTVLPIGKTAKLYNVSGDIADDVSISIDGQASYSFDNTEFGSDGDPIPVFTAGYGVNWRHAAGLSTVGIDLALESQSAKMRKFHKKRVDFYLNGAPSIVVEGMPAQGMKNHRNTQKINLGSGAGGANINLTTATPAELLAFFGPTGPFGLTARRNKVTAYDKLWVSPEVWANMAKPYLVDINTGTNALLSGTVLDAISKFIPAKSIQMTYALEGNEFLAYERRQDVISPLVGMAVGVVPLPRLMPQSNYNFQIMSAEGLQIKKDGEGLSGVVYGANLA, encoded by the coding sequence ATGTATTTTACCGCTGAAACACTGGCTACTAACCGCCGACTGCAAGGGCACTGGAGTGAGCTGTGGGCCAATCGTGATATCTATAACGCCCAGCATGACATGATGGTCAACGCGTACCGCACGCGCATGACGCATGAAATGCTGGCGGCGAATGCCATCGGAGGCTTTACGCGTGAATTCTGGGCCGAAATTGACCGCCAGATTATCCAGATGCGCGATCAGGAAATTGGCATGGAAATCGTCAATGACCTGATGGGTGTGCAGACCGTGCTGCCGATTGGGAAAACTGCAAAGCTGTATAACGTCTCTGGCGATATCGCGGATGATGTGTCTATCAGCATCGATGGTCAGGCGTCTTACTCTTTCGATAATACTGAGTTTGGTTCTGATGGCGACCCGATCCCGGTATTCACTGCTGGTTACGGCGTTAACTGGCGCCATGCTGCCGGACTGAGCACTGTCGGCATCGATCTGGCTCTGGAGTCTCAGTCGGCCAAGATGCGTAAATTCCACAAGAAGCGCGTAGACTTTTACCTGAATGGCGCTCCAAGCATTGTTGTGGAAGGTATGCCGGCTCAGGGCATGAAGAACCATCGCAACACTCAGAAAATTAACCTGGGTAGTGGCGCTGGCGGCGCCAATATCAATCTCACCACCGCTACACCGGCTGAGCTACTGGCATTCTTTGGCCCTACAGGTCCATTTGGCCTCACTGCCCGCCGTAACAAGGTTACAGCTTACGACAAGCTGTGGGTGAGCCCTGAAGTCTGGGCCAACATGGCTAAGCCGTATCTGGTGGATATCAACACCGGCACAAATGCGCTGCTTAGCGGAACCGTTCTGGATGCGATCAGCAAGTTTATTCCTGCTAAGTCTATCCAGATGACCTATGCACTGGAAGGTAACGAGTTCCTGGCGTACGAGCGCCGACAGGATGTGATTTCTCCTCTGGTAGGTATGGCTGTGGGCGTTGTACCGCTCCCGCGCCTGATGCCGCAGAGCAACTACAACTTCCAGATCATGTCCGCAGAAGGTTTGCAGATCAAGAAGGACGGCGAAGGCCTGTCCGGTGTGGTCTACGGCGCTAACCTGGCTTAA
- a CDS encoding DUF7370 family protein, whose amino-acid sequence MITTEQAKEYLESVGITLPDFILQALLEQAGSIQECLDAHYPPATALLIQSYLLGLMALGQGDKYISSQTGPNGASRSFRYLSFADRWKASLGLLRGLDKYGCATSLIPPDPTNTAFAGIWIARGGCMCNGSR is encoded by the coding sequence ATGATTACCACAGAACAGGCCAAAGAATATCTGGAGTCAGTCGGTATCACGCTGCCTGATTTCATCCTGCAGGCTCTTTTAGAGCAGGCTGGCAGCATTCAGGAGTGTCTGGATGCGCATTACCCTCCGGCAACCGCTCTGCTAATACAGTCCTACCTGCTGGGGCTAATGGCGCTGGGTCAGGGTGACAAGTACATCAGTTCTCAGACAGGGCCCAACGGCGCATCACGCTCATTTCGGTACCTGTCTTTTGCTGACCGATGGAAAGCCTCTCTGGGGCTTCTGAGGGGACTAGATAAGTATGGATGCGCTACAAGCCTTATCCCGCCTGATCCGACTAACACCGCTTTTGCTGGCATCTGGATTGCCCGTGGCGGCTGCATGTGCAACGGGAGTCGATGA
- a CDS encoding phage tail termination protein, giving the protein MTRSEVYDALRAWLQSHGFDVGYRVQKRFWNELEGTEGERYLVIQQGGGGKPDEAITRDYFRFLVLSGQNDSDINEVEDHADAIRQAMIDDYQTECIISMQPIGGIPAIQTEEGRYLFDISFQTIISR; this is encoded by the coding sequence ATGACGCGTAGCGAGGTGTATGACGCTCTGAGAGCGTGGTTGCAGTCCCACGGTTTTGATGTCGGCTATCGCGTCCAGAAACGCTTCTGGAACGAGCTGGAAGGAACTGAAGGGGAAAGATACCTCGTCATCCAGCAGGGCGGTGGCGGCAAGCCTGATGAGGCTATAACACGAGATTATTTCAGATTCCTTGTTCTTTCCGGTCAGAACGACAGCGACATTAACGAAGTTGAAGACCACGCTGATGCAATACGTCAGGCGATGATCGACGACTACCAGACTGAGTGCATCATCTCGATGCAGCCAATCGGCGGTATCCCCGCCATCCAGACCGAAGAAGGTCGCTACCTCTTCGATATTTCCTTTCAAACCATCATTTCCCGATAA
- a CDS encoding phage tail tube protein has translation MACEAGAFTGRDVVVYYAIGCPESQPANGDYKRLGMMRGKTVSAEWDTADATADMSAAYTQENLVTYKNISFSGDGVTRKEDVYAQNALKRHVYNPPAETSNQPYVWLKIISPNDITEGPFMVTSWEDEAPHDDVATWSIEASSAGQVDVRDVGAVITITTQPQNRTLTVGDALNLSVAANVSDGSTLTYQWKKGGTDITGATNATYTKASVVTGDAGSYSCQVTSSTAGSVTSSPATVTVNAA, from the coding sequence ATGGCATGTGAAGCAGGTGCTTTCACAGGGCGTGATGTCGTCGTTTACTACGCGATTGGCTGCCCCGAATCACAACCCGCCAACGGTGACTATAAGCGCCTTGGTATGATGCGCGGGAAGACTGTTTCCGCTGAATGGGATACTGCAGACGCTACCGCTGATATGAGCGCGGCGTACACGCAGGAAAATCTCGTAACCTACAAAAACATCTCGTTCTCTGGAGATGGCGTAACCCGAAAAGAAGATGTCTATGCGCAGAACGCGCTGAAGCGTCACGTTTACAACCCGCCAGCAGAGACCAGCAATCAGCCGTATGTCTGGCTGAAAATCATCTCTCCAAACGACATTACCGAAGGCCCGTTTATGGTGACTTCGTGGGAAGATGAAGCCCCTCATGATGACGTGGCCACATGGTCAATTGAGGCTTCAAGCGCGGGTCAGGTGGATGTGCGTGATGTCGGCGCCGTAATCACGATCACTACTCAGCCGCAGAACCGCACGCTCACGGTGGGTGATGCACTAAACCTGTCAGTGGCGGCAAATGTCTCTGATGGTTCCACTCTGACCTATCAGTGGAAGAAGGGCGGCACTGACATCACCGGCGCAACAAACGCTACATACACGAAGGCGAGCGTCGTTACTGGTGACGCGGGTTCTTACTCCTGTCAGGTAACATCCTCAACCGCCGGCTCGGTAACCTCCAGCCCAGCTACTGTAACCGTGAACGCAGCCTAA
- a CDS encoding DUF6246 family protein, with the protein MKAITDIGQAVIRASGKEIFLNPSFLAMSRIGTPEQIVDAFVKVHAGHYPKHRIADPQILKAANARCFADMAAAAASVVKHCSEGDIAEIIGSYSVTTAGRLLFKPGSLPVEDVIQLARHLILHGVMGDQPPEEFESKKGEYSDKFDVRSFVYTAVAHLGMSESDAWNMTMTSFRAAMNAKFPQKDKGKVPTQERYDEVMDWAEQMLAMDAQRHGPHSNLRNETISPASVGLFCIRNKPTALHTRTL; encoded by the coding sequence ATGAAAGCAATCACCGATATCGGTCAGGCTGTCATTCGCGCCAGCGGCAAAGAGATATTCCTCAACCCTTCATTCCTGGCTATGTCCCGAATCGGCACGCCTGAGCAAATCGTTGATGCTTTCGTGAAAGTTCATGCAGGCCATTACCCAAAGCACAGAATTGCAGACCCCCAGATTCTGAAAGCGGCTAATGCACGCTGCTTTGCGGATATGGCAGCGGCCGCAGCTAGTGTAGTCAAACACTGCTCTGAAGGCGACATTGCTGAAATCATCGGCTCCTACTCGGTGACTACGGCGGGGCGCCTCCTGTTTAAGCCTGGCTCGTTGCCAGTTGAAGACGTTATCCAGCTGGCGCGCCACCTGATTCTGCATGGCGTGATGGGTGATCAGCCGCCCGAAGAGTTCGAGAGCAAGAAGGGCGAGTACAGCGACAAATTCGATGTGCGGTCATTCGTTTACACCGCCGTTGCCCACCTCGGAATGAGCGAGTCGGACGCCTGGAACATGACGATGACCAGCTTCCGGGCTGCCATGAATGCCAAGTTCCCGCAAAAGGATAAAGGCAAGGTGCCAACCCAGGAGAGATACGACGAGGTTATGGACTGGGCGGAGCAGATGCTGGCAATGGATGCACAGAGGCATGGTCCGCATAGCAACCTACGAAATGAAACGATAAGCCCTGCGTCCGTGGGGCTTTTTTGCATCCGCAATAAACCCACCGCGCTTCACACGCGCACGTTATAA
- a CDS encoding KilA-N domain-containing protein, translating to MQYPTVSVNGVSVRVDDEGRYNLNDLHAAAVANGEATEQQRPSQFLRSAQVKRFIKALKSKVQKSTLEQIQPLKVIKGGDEPGVWGIELLAIRYAAWIKPEFEIEVYEVFRTVVRLGINAMSRLNKIDHIINNESKAISQCASQMARWGVGGRKKLLHGARDRIADEVQMYLPGIM from the coding sequence ATGCAATATCCAACCGTATCAGTAAACGGCGTTTCCGTTCGTGTTGACGACGAAGGGCGCTATAACCTCAATGATCTTCATGCAGCCGCAGTGGCAAACGGAGAGGCAACAGAACAGCAGCGCCCAAGTCAGTTTTTGCGTAGCGCTCAAGTTAAGCGCTTCATAAAAGCACTAAAATCCAAAGTGCAAAAAAGCACTCTGGAACAAATTCAACCACTTAAAGTAATTAAAGGTGGTGATGAGCCTGGGGTGTGGGGTATCGAGCTACTTGCTATTCGCTACGCAGCCTGGATTAAGCCAGAATTCGAAATTGAGGTATACGAGGTTTTCAGAACAGTAGTACGCCTCGGCATTAATGCAATGTCCCGCCTGAACAAAATTGACCACATCATTAATAACGAATCCAAAGCGATTAGCCAGTGCGCCAGCCAGATGGCCCGGTGGGGAGTTGGTGGACGCAAAAAGCTACTCCATGGAGCGCGTGATCGCATTGCTGATGAGGTGCAGATGTATTTGCCTGGCATTATGTAG
- a CDS encoding tape measure protein, producing the protein MTQNVGDIEYVIKADTAQLLRADKQVRDVTDDMEGGFKRADKAASSLTSSFGSLSRVATSLMAILSVQQVSQYADAWTTLNNKLANALRPSEQLVDVTERVFNITQQTRGSLDATASLYARLERATREYGTSADDLAKLTTIINQGFVVSGATAQEAENAIIQLSQGLASGALRGEEFNSVNEQGNRIIVALADSMGVSIGQMRQMAAAGKLTTDVVVNGLLSQGTAIGNEFANTTTTISQALQVAGNNITKFFGENSTVKTGTAIFNDAVISVSENIGALSAILTATAAVMGSRYVGALTMATAAKVKAAVAARNQSAAEMQAAQAVANKAAADLRAAAIAKERALDEIRLAEMMKQTAISAANAAAAEQRLSVARVAATAAVANYNRALVASNAAQAAASSGAGLASRALRLIGGAGGAAMLAASAILYFSQRAKEARDDANNLADSVNDLSAKFQTMSHTELAATIGKLSQNLPTLSDAVADAQKEFNDATAAVQRQEREIANWGTNTTRGRQAAEALGGAQDKLAIATLELERAQNRLSQTQNAINIGRATLNGTMRQGIDLLRRDGEEAGVAAGMMGKLGDMINFAAKAKEKFNSSSLMVDRPKDAQDYLDKLQDQVTLQSELNDRKRAQLKAEQDIRKLYAGSANDEKSKLQMERDVALARERAAAEYDAQQAQQKGKKETKDAASEASRAANQQEAVTQKLANLKQQTDLAADSTKELSREQAVLASQQSLGKGATQEQIALAGKYRGEIWDTANALKAQAAAEKLLPEAKENASYKQDVEDLRTALAAKKISQEQFNETSLRIEQQHQANLAKIRAQQAVTPQQSAIGEIDPVQQLANQHAQELALIQQFETQKGQITQRGLELMNAANTQYEQARIAAQWEIYRNQSTTNQLMADAVDSLQGGATNAITGLINGTQSLQQSLANIGTTILNSVVGSFVQMGVEWVKSQLMGQAAAAASLASTMAQATAAASAWAPAAMSASIATYGSAAGVGQAAYAQSLVAAKGLALAGGRRYGGGVSAGNAYRINEDGRSEIFQTAGGQQAFIPNQSGKIIPADKVGGGGGVVQHITFEINTTGGIDDATMAKMAQMMKQVSLSTIRDQQRPNGLLRRS; encoded by the coding sequence ATGACCCAAAACGTCGGTGATATTGAATATGTGATTAAGGCCGATACGGCACAGTTGCTGCGTGCTGATAAACAGGTTCGTGACGTAACCGACGACATGGAAGGTGGTTTCAAGCGGGCTGATAAGGCCGCTTCATCGCTAACATCATCCTTTGGTAGCCTGAGTCGTGTAGCCACTTCTCTGATGGCTATCCTGTCGGTTCAACAGGTATCTCAATACGCCGACGCATGGACTACGCTCAATAACAAACTGGCCAACGCCCTCCGCCCAAGCGAGCAGCTGGTTGACGTTACTGAGCGGGTGTTCAATATCACCCAGCAAACTCGCGGAAGCCTCGACGCTACGGCGTCTCTGTATGCGAGACTGGAGCGTGCCACCAGGGAATATGGAACCAGTGCCGACGATCTGGCTAAACTGACGACCATCATTAACCAGGGATTTGTTGTCTCCGGTGCTACTGCGCAAGAGGCCGAAAACGCTATTATCCAGCTGTCTCAGGGGCTGGCATCTGGCGCTCTGCGCGGCGAAGAATTTAACTCAGTGAATGAGCAGGGCAACAGGATAATTGTCGCGCTTGCTGATTCAATGGGGGTCAGCATCGGGCAAATGCGCCAGATGGCCGCTGCCGGGAAGTTGACTACTGATGTTGTGGTTAACGGATTACTTTCGCAGGGAACTGCGATCGGCAACGAGTTTGCTAACACCACGACAACTATCAGTCAGGCATTGCAGGTTGCCGGGAACAACATCACCAAGTTCTTTGGTGAAAACTCCACGGTAAAAACCGGTACAGCAATTTTCAACGATGCCGTGATCAGCGTCAGTGAGAACATCGGCGCTCTTAGTGCCATCTTGACCGCTACCGCTGCTGTAATGGGTAGCCGCTACGTTGGCGCACTGACAATGGCTACTGCTGCGAAGGTAAAGGCCGCAGTTGCTGCAAGAAATCAGTCGGCAGCAGAGATGCAGGCGGCGCAAGCCGTTGCAAATAAAGCCGCCGCAGATCTCCGCGCAGCTGCTATCGCAAAAGAACGGGCGCTGGACGAGATCCGGCTTGCGGAGATGATGAAGCAGACAGCGATCAGCGCGGCGAATGCCGCAGCCGCCGAGCAACGCTTATCTGTCGCCAGGGTAGCGGCTACTGCTGCTGTTGCAAATTACAATCGAGCATTAGTAGCAAGTAACGCTGCTCAAGCGGCAGCGTCATCCGGGGCTGGCCTGGCAAGCAGGGCGTTAAGATTAATAGGCGGAGCCGGTGGTGCAGCCATGCTCGCGGCCAGTGCGATCCTATATTTCTCTCAGCGAGCTAAAGAGGCCAGAGACGATGCCAATAACCTGGCAGATAGCGTCAACGATCTGAGCGCTAAGTTCCAGACCATGTCGCATACCGAGCTGGCAGCCACCATTGGCAAGTTAAGCCAGAATCTGCCAACCCTTAGCGATGCGGTAGCCGACGCACAGAAAGAATTTAACGACGCTACAGCTGCTGTTCAGAGGCAAGAAAGGGAGATCGCAAACTGGGGAACGAACACTACTCGAGGCCGTCAGGCCGCTGAAGCATTAGGTGGTGCCCAGGATAAATTAGCGATTGCAACTCTCGAGCTTGAACGTGCGCAGAATCGCCTTAGCCAGACGCAGAACGCTATTAACATAGGACGCGCCACGCTCAATGGCACGATGAGGCAAGGGATTGACCTGCTTCGCCGGGATGGTGAGGAAGCGGGTGTCGCCGCCGGAATGATGGGCAAGCTTGGCGATATGATCAATTTCGCCGCAAAAGCTAAGGAGAAATTCAACTCCAGCAGTTTGATGGTAGATCGCCCGAAAGATGCTCAGGACTACCTTGATAAACTTCAGGACCAGGTGACACTCCAGAGCGAGCTTAACGACCGCAAGCGTGCGCAGTTGAAGGCTGAGCAGGATATAAGGAAGTTATACGCCGGAAGCGCTAATGATGAAAAATCGAAGTTGCAGATGGAAAGGGATGTGGCCTTGGCTCGTGAAAGGGCTGCTGCCGAATATGACGCACAGCAAGCTCAGCAGAAAGGGAAAAAGGAAACTAAAGACGCCGCATCCGAAGCATCCAGGGCAGCCAACCAGCAGGAAGCTGTTACCCAAAAACTTGCCAATCTTAAGCAGCAAACAGACCTCGCAGCCGATTCTACAAAAGAATTAAGCCGCGAACAGGCAGTTCTCGCATCCCAGCAATCACTTGGGAAAGGCGCAACTCAAGAGCAGATCGCGCTGGCTGGTAAATATCGCGGGGAAATTTGGGATACAGCAAATGCCCTTAAAGCCCAGGCCGCTGCTGAAAAACTACTACCGGAAGCCAAAGAGAATGCTAGCTACAAACAGGATGTTGAAGACCTTAGAACCGCTCTGGCCGCCAAGAAGATAAGTCAGGAGCAATTCAACGAAACATCTCTGCGTATCGAGCAGCAGCATCAGGCTAACCTGGCAAAAATCCGGGCCCAGCAGGCAGTAACACCGCAACAATCTGCAATTGGTGAAATCGACCCGGTTCAGCAATTAGCAAATCAGCACGCGCAGGAACTGGCTCTCATCCAGCAGTTTGAAACCCAAAAGGGCCAGATCACTCAGCGTGGTCTCGAACTGATGAATGCTGCCAATACTCAATACGAGCAGGCTCGTATCGCTGCGCAATGGGAAATCTATCGCAACCAGAGCACCACCAACCAGCTCATGGCTGACGCTGTAGATTCGCTTCAGGGCGGGGCGACCAATGCCATAACCGGGCTGATTAACGGCACTCAGAGCCTTCAACAATCACTGGCTAACATCGGCACTACCATCCTTAACAGTGTCGTTGGCAGCTTTGTTCAGATGGGCGTGGAGTGGGTTAAGAGTCAGTTAATGGGGCAAGCTGCAGCCGCTGCATCACTGGCATCGACTATGGCACAGGCTACCGCCGCCGCCTCTGCATGGGCGCCAGCCGCAATGAGCGCTTCAATCGCCACATACGGCAGCGCGGCAGGGGTAGGCCAGGCTGCGTATGCTCAGTCTTTGGTTGCTGCTAAGGGGCTGGCTCTTGCAGGTGGCCGTCGCTACGGTGGTGGGGTATCTGCAGGAAACGCTTACCGCATCAACGAAGATGGACGCTCTGAAATCTTCCAGACAGCAGGTGGGCAGCAGGCATTCATCCCGAACCAGTCAGGGAAGATCATTCCTGCTGATAAGGTTGGAGGAGGCGGTGGGGTGGTGCAGCACATCACTTTCGAAATCAACACCACTGGCGGCATAGACGATGCGACCATGGCTAAGATGGCGCAGATGATGAAGCAGGTTAGCCTCAGCACCATTCGTGATCAGCAGCGCCCTAACGGGTTACTACGGAGGTCATAG
- a CDS encoding phage tail protein, with product MPETFTWTPQKAYSVERTPNVAVVKLGDGYEQRQVKGINPLMDKYSLTFRGVSGACRSNPAKDAEAFLKARGAVESFYWTSSDTGVRKLFVCRSWNMTKTGPLFELTATFEQVPR from the coding sequence GTGCCAGAAACATTCACATGGACACCACAGAAAGCATACTCCGTTGAGCGCACGCCGAATGTTGCCGTCGTTAAGCTCGGCGACGGTTACGAACAGCGACAGGTGAAGGGTATCAATCCACTGATGGATAAATACTCGCTCACCTTTCGCGGCGTCAGCGGAGCGTGCCGCAGTAACCCTGCGAAGGATGCTGAGGCATTCCTCAAGGCCAGGGGGGCGGTTGAATCGTTCTACTGGACGTCATCCGATACGGGAGTGAGGAAGCTGTTTGTCTGCCGATCCTGGAATATGACAAAGACCGGGCCGCTGTTTGAACTGACGGCCACTTTTGAACAAGTACCACGATAA